Genomic DNA from Candidatus Koribacter versatilis Ellin345:
CTCGAATTCACCTTGCGAATTCTGGGGAGATAAGCGGGACTGTCTACGAACTGCGGGAACGTTAGCCCAGTGGCACGGAAGTGGGAAGATGACGGAAGTAATGTCAGGGGCATTCCTGTTGGACTTGGCGGAACAGCAGATCCTTCTCGCTGCGCTCCTCAGGATGACAGGAGAGGGCGGTGTGAGGGATGGAGTAGTGCGGGCTGGTTGCGCAGCAGGGGCTAAAGCCCCGTTTCAAAAGGCGATTTTCGGAGCGACTGAAGTCGTGCCCTGATACAAACTCGCCTCGATACGAGTTTTTCAGCAGTCTGTGAGGTCGTGCCCCGATACAAAACCTTTCGAAACGAGTTTTCCCAGCAGTCTATGAAGTCGTGCCCTGATACGAGGCGCGAACTACGAAACGGCGCTGGTTTTGTTGCTGCGGGCGGGCATGAACAGGAGTTGCTTGCGCGGGAGGATGAAGGAGAAGACGGCGCCGTGGTTGAGTTCGCTTTCGGCGCGGATTTCGCCGCCGTGGGCGCGGACGATGTGTTTGGCGATGGCGAGGCCGAGGCCGGTGCCGCCGGATTGCACGGAGCGCGCTTTGTCGACCCGGTAGAAGCGTTCGAAGAGACGCGCCAAGTGCTCTGAGGGAATGCCGGGGCCGAAGTCGCGGATGTAGAAGAGGACGCGGTCTTCGACGTCGCGGGAGCCGAGGAGAATTTTGCCGCCGGTGCCGCCGTACTTCACGGCGTTGTCGAGCAGATTGCTGAAGACCTGGCGAAGGGCGTCGCGGTCGACTTCGACTTCGCCTTGCGCGGTGTTCATCACCGAGAGCTCGATGCCCGCGCCGCGATGGTGGTCCTGGAAATTTAATTCCGCTTCCGCAAGGAGCTCGCCGGGAGTGACGGCGTGGAACTCCATGCGCTGTTCCCCGCTTTCGACGCGGGCGAGAGTGAGGAGATCTTCGGTGAGCCGGTACATGCGCTGGGCGTTGCGGCGGATGATCTCCACGAATTCGCGGGCCGGATCATCTTCGCGGAAGGCCTCGCTCAAAGTTTCGGCATAGCCCTGGATGGAAGTCAGCGGCGTGCGCAATTCGTGCGAAACGTTGGCGATGAAGTCGCGGCGAGTCTTTTCAACGCGCTCGGTTTCGGTGAGGTCGTGGAGAACCGCCACTGCGCCGCCGCCGGGCATAGGCGCGGTGGTCGCAGTGAAGGTGCGTCCGGGCAGAAGAGTGCTCACGCGGGTCGAGGTGACACGGCGGCTCTCGAGTGCCTCCTGCACGCCGCGGAGGAACTCGGGGTCGCGGACGGTCTCGATGATCTTGCCATTGCGTCGAATACCGGTGGGCAGCATGCGTTCCATGCGCTGATTCGCCCACATCAGGCGGCCATCGTTGGAGACGGCGATGACGGCTTCCTGCATGGAGTTGAGCAGGGCTTCGAGTTCCTGGCGACTGCTTTCAACTTGCGCGAATACTTCCTGCAACTGGCGAGCGGTCTTGTCGAGCGCGGTGGCGACCTTGCCGATTTCGTCGGTGGAATCTTCAGCGATTCGCGCCGAGAGATCTCCGGCGGCGATGCGATCAGCGAAGTAGACGATGGCCTTGAGGCGTCGGCTGATGTTTTGGGTGGCAAATGATGCGAGCAGGAGCGCAAGCGCGGCGGCGAGCAGCGAACTCAGCAGCAGGGTGTGGCGAACTTGTCCGGTAATGGCATCGAGCGCGGAGAGCGGATAAGCGAGACGAACGGCGCCACCGGGAATGGGGGCTGCGGTGTAGAGAAAGTTGATGCCGAGAGTATGGCTACGGCGCGTGTTGGTGCCGATGTTGCCATGCAATGCGGCGACGAACTCAGGCCGCGTGGCGTGGTTCTCCATGTCGGCGGGGTTGGCGTCGGAGTCGGCCAGAACGAGGCCGTCGGAGGTGATGACGGTGGCACGAGCGTTGGCGGCCTTGGAGACTACGCGGGCGATCGACGGCAAGTCGGCATTGCGTTCAGCCTGGACGCGCAGCGCGAAGAGCTGCACTTTTTCGCGCAGCGAGGATTCGATTTCAGTTTGAAGAGAGTTGACCCAAGCGCGACGGATGGCAATATCGAGGGTCAGGGTGCAGGCGGCGATAACGACGAGATAAGCAAAAAAGAGTTTGAGGAAAATCCTTCCTCTCACTTCGGTACCTCGAACCGATAGCCGGCCCCGCGCACCGTCTTCAAATAGCGGGGATCCTCGGGATTCTCCTCAATCTTCTCACGAATCCTTCGGACGTAAACGTCCACCGAACGCGGGGTGACGTAGTGGGTTTCGCGCCAGACGGCATCAAGGAGCTGGTCGCGGGTGAAGACGCGGCCGGGATGGCGCGCGAGGTACTCGAGCAGGCGGAATTCCGTGGCAGTGGTCGTAACCAGATTGCCACGAACCGTGAGCGTCATAGCGCCGTTATCAATGACGATGTCGCCGGCGGTAACGACGGCGGGCGGCAGTGGGCGCTCGAAGCGGCGAAGCACGGCCTTGATGCGGGCGATGAGCTCGCGCGGGCTGAAGGGCTTAGCGATGTAGTCGTCGGCACCGAGATCGAGGCCGGCGATTTTATCGGCTTCCGATGTTTTGGCGGTGAGGAAGATCACGGGAGTCATGGCAATGCTGCGGCTGTGGCGGATCTGGCGGCAGATTTCGAGGCCGTCCGCGCCGGGGACCATGATGTCCAGGAGAAAGAGATTAGGAGGCGTTTTTTCCGACTCGGGGATTACGCCGTTTCCCGTGAGAAATGTGCGAACTGCGAACCCTGCGCCTTCCAGGTGATAGCGCACCAGCCGAGCAATATCGGCATCATCTTCGACGACAAAGACCGTTTGTTTCACGAGCTAATTGTAAACAAGAGGAGGCGGATTGCAGCCGTTTGAAAGCAGGGATTCATGGAGTTTTAACTTTGGATTGGGGGAAATGGCAGAACGCAGATCCTTCGTCGCTTCGCTCCTCAGGATGACAGGAGAGAGTAGTGATTGTACGGGCAGGGGTGTGGACTGGCCGCTCGGGGAACTTCTCCACGCGCATAACCCATGAGAGGGGTGACGGGATAGGGGTCCTTCGACTGCGCACGCTGCGCGTGCTCCGCTCAGGATGACAGAGGTTGTTAATCAACTCTCCACAATCAACGCTCCACCCTAATCACGGAGGTTGCGCCAGAGGAGGTAGGCGCCGAGGAGGGTGCCGGCGAGGACGGCGGCGGATTTCAGCATGGAGGTGCGGACGGCGCGTTGACGGGCTTCGACGATTCGGGACTCGGGGGGATCGCCGATTTCGCCTTCCGGGCCTTGATGGTAGGCCATGTGGAGGAGTTCCGCGGGGTGGAGGGCTTGGCGATCAGTTTGCTGCGCGATCTGTTCTCGGCAACTGAAGCCCTCGGCGACGATGATGGTGTCGCGGGAGGCAGAACGGACCTTGGGAAGAAGTTCGTGTTCGCCAACAGCGATGGAGACGTCGTACTTCTCGCCGGCTTCGAAGCCGAACGCACCGGCCATCCCACAGCAGCCGTTGTTGGGGAGTTCGTAATCCACGCCGAGGCGGTCGAAGAGCTTGTGTTCGCTCTCGACGCCAACGATGGCTTTGTGATGACAGTGCGCGTGCGCGAAGACCTTGCGATGGAGAGTGGGCAGCGGAAGCTTGTGCGCGTACTTCTCGAGGAAGTCACTGAGGAGGTAGGTTTGATCTTTTAGGCGCTGGGCTCGGGGACCGTCAGGAAAGAAATTGACTAACTCATCGCGGAAAACGGAGGCGCAGCTTGGCTCGAGGAAGACGATGGGAATGCCGGCGTCGATTTCGGCGGCGAGGGTGGTCATGGTTTTGACGAGTTGGAGCTTGGCCTGCGCGAGGAAGCCGTGGTCGTAGAGGGGGCGGCCGCAGCACATGTCGGCTTGCGGGACGATGACCTGGAAGCCGGTGGACTCGAGGACTTCGAGCGCGGCGACGGCGGTGTCGGGATAGAAATGGTTGTTGAAGGTGTCGGGCCAGAGGAGAACTTTGGGGGCATCAAGGTTGCGCGATTGGTGGTCGCGGACGAGTTGCTGGAAGGTCTTCGGCGCGAAGGCGGGAATGCTCCGCTGCTGCGGGATGCCGGCGATGAGCTTCGCGATCGAACTCAGGCCGGGAGTTTGGGTGGCGAGATTCACGAGGCCGGGAGCGAGTGAGGCGAGACGTGCCCAATCGTGAATGAAGCCGAAGGCATAGGCCTGGCGCGGGCGGAGGCGGTGTTCGTAGTAGTGGGAGAGGAATTCCGCTTTGTAGGTGGCGACGTCGACGTTGACGGGGCAGTCGCTTTTACAGCCTTTGCAGGAGAGGCAGAGGTCGAGCGACTCTTTAACTTCTTCGCTCTGCCAGCCGTCGCGAATGATTTCGCCCTGCATCATTTCGAAGAGCAGGTGGGCGCGGCCGCGGGTGGAGTGCTGCTCTTCCCCGGTGACACGATAGCTTGGGCACATCACTTTGTTTTCGTGGCGACGGCACTCGCCGACACCGACGCAGCGGAGTGAGGCGCGGGCGAAACTGCCGCCATCGGCGGCGAAAGTGAAGTGGGTGGACGGCTCCCAGGGATGGTAGTGGGGACCGAGACGTAGGTTGTCGTCGAGACGATTGGGAAGTACGACCTTGCCGGGATTCATCTTCCACTGCGGGTCCCAGATTTGTTTGAACTTGCGGAAGGCTTCGATGAGTTCGGGGCCGTACATCTTCGGCAGGAGCTCGGCACGGGATTGACCGTCGCCGTGTTCGCCGGAGAGTGAGCCTCCGAAGCTGACGACGAGGTCGGCGGCTTCTTCGACGAAGGCGCGATAGGTGGCGACGCCGGATTCGGTTTCGAGATCGAAGTTGATACGCGTGTGCAGGCAGCCCTGGCCGAAGTGCCCATAGAGAGTACCGGTGTAATGGAACTTGTCGAGAAGCGATTGGAACCGGCGAAGATATTCGCCCATGCGCGCGGGGGGAACGGCGGCATCTTCCCAACCTTCCCAGAGTTGGGGCTCGCCGGGAACAAAGGCGGTGGCGCCGAGACTGGATTCGCGGATTTCCCAAACGGTTTTTTGTTCAGCGGCGTGCTGGTAGAGGCGCGCTTTGGCACGCGAACCAACGTGGGCGAGGAGGGCGCTGGCCTGCTGCGCGGCTTCACTGGCGGAGTCGGCGCCGAATTCGATGATGAGGAAGCCGCTGCCCTCGGGAAGGAGGTCGAGGTTGAGATGGCGCAGGTGCTTGCGGCGGATGGCGGTGATTAGCTTGCCGTCGATGGCTTCGAGCGCGATGGGGTTGAAGTGCAGGAGTTCAGGGACGTCGTCGGCCGCGGCGAAGATGTTTTCGTAGCCAAGAACGACGAGGGCTCGGTGCTCGGGGTTATGAATGAGGCGGAGCTTGGCTTCGAGCACGGTGACAAGCGTGGATTCGGAGCCGACGAGGGCGCGCGCGATGTGGAAATTGTTTTCGGGGAGAAGGTCGTCGAGGTTGTAGCCGGAGACGCGGCGCGGGATCTTGGGATACTTGGCGCGGATGAGGTCGGCGTATTGGTCGCCAATGGCTTGCATCGACCGATAGATTTCGGCGCGGCGATCGTTGGCGGCTAGGATTTGATCGAGTTGCTCACGGGACGTTGGGCCAACGGTGAGCTCGAGGCCGTCGTAGGTGAGGACGCGGAGTTCATGAACGTTGTCGCCGGTCTTGCCGGCCATGACCGAATGCATGCCGCAGGAATTGTTGCCGATCATGCCGCCGAGAGTGCAGCGGCTGTGAGTAGCGGGATCGGGACCGAAGGTGAGGCCAACTTTGGTTGCAGCATTTCGCAACTGATCGAGAACGACACCGGGCTGCACGCGGGTGTACTTCCCTTCCCGGTTGATCTCGAGAATCTGGTTCATGTACTTCGAGAAGTCGAGGACGACGGCGACGTTGCAGCATTGGCCGGCGAGGCTGGTGCCGCCACCACGGGCGAGGACGGGAGCGCCGAATTCGCGGCAGGCAGCTAGAGTGGCGCGGACGTCGTCGTCGGATTTCGGGAGGACGACACCGATGGGGATCTGGCGGTAGTTAGAGGCGTCGGTGGCGTAGAGGGCGCGGCTGCTGGTGTCGAAGCGGACTTCGCCGGCGAGGGTGGAGCGGAGGCGGTGTTCGAGACGGGAGGCGTCGACATCGGATGCGATGATGGAGACGAGGTGGTCCGTGGACATGAGGCTCCTGGCAACAGGAGATGATAACGCGGGGGTGGGCGTGGGGCGGTGACGGTTTGTTGGGGGATGCAGGGGCTAAAGCCCCGAAAGTTTTAAGGAAGAGGATCGGCATCGCTGAAGCGATGCCCTGATACAAGGCGAGTGCGACGTGCGCGAATAACGCGGGAGCGATGTCACGAGGAGATGTCACGAGGAGATGTCACGAGGAGATCTCACGAGGAGATCTCACGAGGACAGGAGTCCTTCGACTGCGAATCCGGATTGGGATCCGGATTCTCCGCTCAGGATGACAGAAGGAACAACCCTAATTTCGGTGGTTATTTGACTTCGATTTTCAGGCCGGAGACTTTGACGATTTCGATTTTGGTTTCGCCACCCATGTCTTCGGCGTTGACGGTGAGGGTGCCGCCTTTGTCGTCGCTTACGAGGCTGAACTTGTTGCCGTCCAAGGAGGACATGGCGCTGGAGTAGCGCGACTTGTAGAAGTCCGCGACTTTCTGGACGGAGTCGCCGGTGGTGAGTTTGATGCTGGCGGTGGTCATGTTGCCGAACTGGGCTTCGGAGCTGTCGCCGGATTGCGACGCACCGGGATACATATCGACACCGATTTTGCGAGCGAGGTCGCGGGCGGTGCTTTTGTTGGTGGATGCTTTGAAGCCGCCGAAATCCACAGAATTGGAGTTGCCGTCGTGCATCATGCGAGCGCGTTCGACGCGGCTCTTGATGCGGTGGGCGACGAAGACCATCGAGCCAATGCTGAGGATGAAGATCACGACCAGCACGCCACCGACGATCAGAAGAATTTTGCCGATGTTGCTACCGCCCGAGGAAGGAGGTTGCGGGGTGTAGGCCTGGATCGGAGGTACCGCAGCAGGTGCGGCGGATGTGGCGGCGGGAGCGGTGCCGGCCGGGGTGACGCTCTTACCGCACTTCGTACAGAAGTGCGAGGTTGCATCCATCGTGGAACCGCAATTCGTACAGAAAGCCATGTATGAGCCTCAGGGATAAGAAGCGCGCCCATAGGGGCATTCAGCGGCTTCTTGCGATTGGCGAAAGTATAGCGCGAAAAGAGCGCGAGGCATTGGGCAAAACGGAAAGAGGAGCCGACTGGGGCTCCTCTTTTGGACAAAATGTTGTGGGGTTAGCGGCTGGGGTAGGCCATCCAGGCACGCGAGAGGTAGTCGGTTAGGGTCAGGCCGAGCAGGAGGAAGAGGAAGAACAGCGTGCTCAGGATGACGATCTGGGTGAGGCGAGTGCTGTACTTGATGTGCATGAAAAACAGGATGACCGTAGTCGCCTTCGCGGTAGCGATGACGAGCGCGATCACTGGGTTCATGATGCCGAAGTTAATCGTGGCCGCAAACACAGTGAGCGCGGTCATCACCATGAGGAACAGGAAGATGCCGACGTAAAGCTTCGGCGAGACGATGTGGTTGTGGGTTTCTTCCGTATGGGCCATGGCGCTTATCCTGTGTGCTTGTGGCTGATCAAGTAGAGCAGCGGGAATAAATAGATCCAGACAATATCGACGAAGTGCCAATACAGTCCGACGTTCTCGACCGGCGAGAAGTAGTTCTCGTTAAATTTGCCTTTATACGCAGCCACGATCAACCAGATCAACAATCCAGCGCCGATGATCATGTGGGTAGCGTGCATGCCGGTCATCGCGAAATAGAGGGCGAAGTAGAGCGAGGTATGCGGCACGTCGTGCCAGCCCTTATCTACTCCGTTCTTATCGAGGCCGGAGAAGTACTTACCGGGGAGTTCGTGGTTCTCCCAGTGGTCGTGGTATTCGACGGCCTTGATACCGAGGAACACACAGCCGAGGACCAAGGTCAGGATGAGGAAGAGGATGATGAGGTTGCGCTTCCCTACCTGCGCCGAGTGCACGGCCATGGCCATGGTGAGCGAGGAGAAGATGAGCACGGCGGTGTTGATGGCGCCGAGCGTGATGTCCATGCGCTGGCTGCCATCCACCCAGGATTGGTAGTAAGACAGGCGATAGATCAGGTACGCGCAGAACATGCCACCGAAGAACATGATTTCGGTGATCAGGAAAATCCACATACCGAATGTGGCAGTTTCCTTCTGCTGCTCCATGTCGCGAAAGTGATGTTGCAGCTCGCTGGCTACAACGGCCTGGTCGCTAGACAACGGGGACCTCCTCCTGGGGCTGGTTCTCGTAATCGTAGGCTTCCCAGGTGACAACAGGTGTCTTATCGAAGTTGTGGGCGGGTGGCGGCGATTGCGTCATCCACTCCAAACCAACGGCGTTGTACGGATTGTTGGGTGCGATCTGCCCATACTTCAGCGACCACAGGAAATAGAAGAGCGGGAACAGATATCCCACGGCGAGCACCGAAGCGCCGGCGGTGGAGAGCACGTTCAGAACCTGGAATTCAGGGGCGTAGGCGTGATAGCGACGCGGCATGCCCATGTATCCGAGAACGAATTGCGGGAAGAAGGTGAGGTTGAAGCCGACGAAGACGAGCAGCGCCGAGAGCTTTGCCCAGGCTTCGGGATACATGCGGCCGGTCATCTTGGGCCACCAGAAGTGGAGTCCGCCGAGATAACCCATGATGGCACCGCCGACCATGATGTAGTGGAAGTGCGCGATCACGAAGTAAGTGTCGTGGACGTGGATGTCGACGCCGAGGTTGGCGAGGAACAAGCCGGTGAGTCCGCCGATGGTGAACAGTCCAATGAACCCGAAGGCGTAGAGCATCGGGGTCTCGAAGCTGATGGAGCCTTTGAACATCGTAGCCGTCCAGTTGAAGACCTTTACGGCGGACGGGATGGCGACGAGGTAGCTCAGAAGCGAGAAAACCAGAGCAGCGTACACCGAGATTCCGGCGACGAACATGTGGTGCGCCCACACGAGGAAGCCGAGGACGGCGATGCCGATCGAGGAGAGCGCAACGAATTCATATCCGAAGATGCGCTTACGCGTGAAGCAGGGCACGATCTCGGAGATCACCGCCATCGAAGGCAGAATCATGATGTAGACGGCGGGATGCGAATAGAACCAGAAGAGGTGCTGGAAGAGCACCGGGTCTCCGCCAAGCTGCGGGTTGAAGATGCCGATGTGGAAGGCGCGCTCGAGAGCGGCGAGCACCAGGGTGATAGCAACAACCGGCGTACCGAGGACCATGATCAGGCTGGCGGCATAATGCGACCAGATGAAGAGTGGCAGGCGGCTCCAGGTCATACCGGGAGCGCGCATGCGGTGGATGGTCACGATGATATTCAGTCCAGTGAAGATGGACGAGAACCCGGCGACGAAGACGCCGAGGGCAACCGGGATCACGTTAGTATTGACGTACTCGGTGCTGAGCGGAGTGTAGAAGGTCCAGCCGGTGTCAACGCCGCCCATGAACATGGCGACGAGCGCCATGGTTCCGCCAATGATGTAGAGATACCAGCTCAGCAGGTTGATGCGCGGGAAGGCCAAGTCCTTGGCGCCGACCATGAGGGGCACGAGGAAATTGCCGAGCGTCGCAGGGATGGACGGGATCAGGAAGAAGAACACCATGATGATGCCATGCATCGAGAAGAGCTTGTTGTAGGTGTCGGCTTCGACCAAGTCGCCCGCGGGGGTCAGCAGCTCAAGACGGATGAGCATGGCGAAGAACCCGCCAATTGCGAAGAACACGGTGATCGAGATCAAGTAGAGGATCGCGATGCGCTTGTGGTCCTTCGTCAAGAGCCATGACTTCAGACCGTACCCTGCATTGAGGTAGGTCTCTTTTTCCACGGACTGATTGATTGCTGTTGTTGCCATTGTTTGTCCTTAGCCCTTACTGCTGGGTCGCGTTGTTCGGCACAACGGGACGGTTCGTTACAGGTGCGCTATTGGGGTTCGGTCCGGCGAGCGACTTCACGTACTCCACCAGCGCGATAAGTTGTTCTTCACTGAGTTGTCCCTGGAAAGTCGGCATGATCGGCTTGAAGCCGCTGACGACTTTTGCCCCGGGATTCAGGATTGATTCGCGAACGTAATTTTCATCGGCTACGACGGTGCGGCCGTCATCAAGCAGCACGGGCTTACCGAAGACACCGGTAAGGTTCGGGCCGCGGCCCTGGGTATCCGAACGGTGGCAGGTGGCGCAACCGTACTGTTGGAACAGCTTCTGTCCGGTGCCGGAGAGCGAGCCTTCCGCACCGCCACCGCTGAGCCATGCCTCGTATTCATCCGGCTCCATGACGATGACTTCGCCAATCATGCCGGAGTGCTGGGTGCCGCAATACTGTGCGCAAAAGAGATGGTAGGTACCGGCCTTGGTCGGATGGAACCAGACCACGCTGT
This window encodes:
- the coxB gene encoding cytochrome c oxidase subunit II; the encoded protein is MWEQLPLFPAQASKIAPQVDILFFFLCAVTVFFSLLIAFVVVFFAVKYRKEKHPHAEQIEGSVPLELTWTLIPLAIAMVMFVWGASIFFIESRPPRDAMEIYAVGKQWMWKFQHVEGVREINTLHVPMGRDVKMIMSSQDVIHDFFVPAFRVKADVLPGRYSVVWFHPTKAGTYHLFCAQYCGTQHSGMIGEVIVMEPDEYEAWLSGGGAEGSLSGTGQKLFQQYGCATCHRSDTQGRGPNLTGVFGKPVLLDDGRTVVADENYVRESILNPGAKVVSGFKPIMPTFQGQLSEEQLIALVEYVKSLAGPNPNSAPVTNRPVVPNNATQQ
- a CDS encoding sensor histidine kinase; this encodes MRGRIFLKLFFAYLVVIAACTLTLDIAIRRAWVNSLQTEIESSLREKVQLFALRVQAERNADLPSIARVVSKAANARATVITSDGLVLADSDANPADMENHATRPEFVAALHGNIGTNTRRSHTLGINFLYTAAPIPGGAVRLAYPLSALDAITGQVRHTLLLSSLLAAALALLLASFATQNISRRLKAIVYFADRIAAGDLSARIAEDSTDEIGKVATALDKTARQLQEVFAQVESSRQELEALLNSMQEAVIAVSNDGRLMWANQRMERMLPTGIRRNGKIIETVRDPEFLRGVQEALESRRVTSTRVSTLLPGRTFTATTAPMPGGGAVAVLHDLTETERVEKTRRDFIANVSHELRTPLTSIQGYAETLSEAFREDDPAREFVEIIRRNAQRMYRLTEDLLTLARVESGEQRMEFHAVTPGELLAEAELNFQDHHRGAGIELSVMNTAQGEVEVDRDALRQVFSNLLDNAVKYGGTGGKILLGSRDVEDRVLFYIRDFGPGIPSEHLARLFERFYRVDKARSVQSGGTGLGLAIAKHIVRAHGGEIRAESELNHGAVFSFILPRKQLLFMPARSNKTSAVS
- a CDS encoding winged helix-turn-helix domain-containing protein, whose product is MKQTVFVVEDDADIARLVRYHLEGAGFAVRTFLTGNGVIPESEKTPPNLFLLDIMVPGADGLEICRQIRHSRSIAMTPVIFLTAKTSEADKIAGLDLGADDYIAKPFSPRELIARIKAVLRRFERPLPPAVVTAGDIVIDNGAMTLTVRGNLVTTTATEFRLLEYLARHPGRVFTRDQLLDAVWRETHYVTPRSVDVYVRRIREKIEENPEDPRYLKTVRGAGYRFEVPK
- a CDS encoding zinc-ribbon domain-containing protein, with the translated sequence MAFCTNCGSTMDATSHFCTKCGKSVTPAGTAPAATSAAPAAVPPIQAYTPQPPSSGGSNIGKILLIVGGVLVVIFILSIGSMVFVAHRIKSRVERARMMHDGNSNSVDFGGFKASTNKSTARDLARKIGVDMYPGASQSGDSSEAQFGNMTTASIKLTTGDSVQKVADFYKSRYSSAMSSLDGNKFSLVSDDKGGTLTVNAEDMGGETKIEIVKVSGLKIEVK
- a CDS encoding cytochrome c oxidase subunit 3, which translates into the protein MSSDQAVVASELQHHFRDMEQQKETATFGMWIFLITEIMFFGGMFCAYLIYRLSYYQSWVDGSQRMDITLGAINTAVLIFSSLTMAMAVHSAQVGKRNLIILFLILTLVLGCVFLGIKAVEYHDHWENHELPGKYFSGLDKNGVDKGWHDVPHTSLYFALYFAMTGMHATHMIIGAGLLIWLIVAAYKGKFNENYFSPVENVGLYWHFVDIVWIYLFPLLYLISHKHTG
- the ctaD gene encoding cytochrome c oxidase subunit I gives rise to the protein MATTAINQSVEKETYLNAGYGLKSWLLTKDHKRIAILYLISITVFFAIGGFFAMLIRLELLTPAGDLVEADTYNKLFSMHGIIMVFFFLIPSIPATLGNFLVPLMVGAKDLAFPRINLLSWYLYIIGGTMALVAMFMGGVDTGWTFYTPLSTEYVNTNVIPVALGVFVAGFSSIFTGLNIIVTIHRMRAPGMTWSRLPLFIWSHYAASLIMVLGTPVVAITLVLAALERAFHIGIFNPQLGGDPVLFQHLFWFYSHPAVYIMILPSMAVISEIVPCFTRKRIFGYEFVALSSIGIAVLGFLVWAHHMFVAGISVYAALVFSLLSYLVAIPSAVKVFNWTATMFKGSISFETPMLYAFGFIGLFTIGGLTGLFLANLGVDIHVHDTYFVIAHFHYIMVGGAIMGYLGGLHFWWPKMTGRMYPEAWAKLSALLVFVGFNLTFFPQFVLGYMGMPRRYHAYAPEFQVLNVLSTAGASVLAVGYLFPLFYFLWSLKYGQIAPNNPYNAVGLEWMTQSPPPAHNFDKTPVVTWEAYDYENQPQEEVPVV
- a CDS encoding FAD-binding and (Fe-S)-binding domain-containing protein, whose translation is MSTDHLVSIIASDVDASRLEHRLRSTLAGEVRFDTSSRALYATDASNYRQIPIGVVLPKSDDDVRATLAACREFGAPVLARGGGTSLAGQCCNVAVVLDFSKYMNQILEINREGKYTRVQPGVVLDQLRNAATKVGLTFGPDPATHSRCTLGGMIGNNSCGMHSVMAGKTGDNVHELRVLTYDGLELTVGPTSREQLDQILAANDRRAEIYRSMQAIGDQYADLIRAKYPKIPRRVSGYNLDDLLPENNFHIARALVGSESTLVTVLEAKLRLIHNPEHRALVVLGYENIFAAADDVPELLHFNPIALEAIDGKLITAIRRKHLRHLNLDLLPEGSGFLIIEFGADSASEAAQQASALLAHVGSRAKARLYQHAAEQKTVWEIRESSLGATAFVPGEPQLWEGWEDAAVPPARMGEYLRRFQSLLDKFHYTGTLYGHFGQGCLHTRINFDLETESGVATYRAFVEEAADLVVSFGGSLSGEHGDGQSRAELLPKMYGPELIEAFRKFKQIWDPQWKMNPGKVVLPNRLDDNLRLGPHYHPWEPSTHFTFAADGGSFARASLRCVGVGECRRHENKVMCPSYRVTGEEQHSTRGRAHLLFEMMQGEIIRDGWQSEEVKESLDLCLSCKGCKSDCPVNVDVATYKAEFLSHYYEHRLRPRQAYAFGFIHDWARLASLAPGLVNLATQTPGLSSIAKLIAGIPQQRSIPAFAPKTFQQLVRDHQSRNLDAPKVLLWPDTFNNHFYPDTAVAALEVLESTGFQVIVPQADMCCGRPLYDHGFLAQAKLQLVKTMTTLAAEIDAGIPIVFLEPSCASVFRDELVNFFPDGPRAQRLKDQTYLLSDFLEKYAHKLPLPTLHRKVFAHAHCHHKAIVGVESEHKLFDRLGVDYELPNNGCCGMAGAFGFEAGEKYDVSIAVGEHELLPKVRSASRDTIIVAEGFSCREQIAQQTDRQALHPAELLHMAYHQGPEGEIGDPPESRIVEARQRAVRTSMLKSAAVLAGTLLGAYLLWRNLRD
- a CDS encoding cytochrome C oxidase subunit IV family protein, encoding MAHTEETHNHIVSPKLYVGIFLFLMVMTALTVFAATINFGIMNPVIALVIATAKATTVILFFMHIKYSTRLTQIVILSTLFFLFLLLGLTLTDYLSRAWMAYPSR